A section of the Candidatus Binatus sp. genome encodes:
- a CDS encoding DUF5681 domain-containing protein, translating to MEDREDPNYKVGYGRPPQQHQFKKGQSGNPKGRPRGSKGSKTLLRDILAQKVAVNEQGQQRSISMLEVVLKQWINKAARGDYRSIQLLLENIPALEKHLPESRRKSEGISDKTAEAIMKALVGDPSEFNYK from the coding sequence GTGGAGGATAGGGAAGATCCGAATTACAAAGTAGGTTACGGCCGACCGCCACAACAGCATCAATTCAAGAAGGGACAGTCCGGGAATCCCAAGGGGCGGCCGAGGGGATCAAAGGGCAGCAAGACTCTGCTCAGAGATATCCTCGCGCAGAAGGTGGCCGTGAACGAACAGGGCCAGCAACGAAGCATCTCCATGCTCGAAGTCGTCCTGAAGCAATGGATCAACAAGGCGGCTCGCGGAGACTACCGCTCGATTCAATTGCTGCTCGAGAACATACCCGCGTTGGAGAAGCATCTGCCTGAATCCAGGAGAAAATCGGAAGGCATATCGGACAAAACCGCGGAGGCCATCATGAAAGCCCTGGTGGGAGATCCGTCAGAATTCAACTACAAATGA
- a CDS encoding DNA methyltransferase produces MCDRDNWLNNPTVKPTALVADAIMDATSRREIVLDGFLGSGTTVIAAERSGRRCYGLELDPLYVDTIIRRWQTFTRSSARHASSGKQFADIQAEGGQEAEDRGSGG; encoded by the coding sequence GTGTGTGATCGCGATAATTGGCTGAATAACCCTACTGTGAAACCTACCGCATTGGTCGCCGATGCGATCATGGACGCCACTTCGCGTCGAGAGATCGTACTCGACGGGTTCCTCGGCAGCGGCACCACGGTTATCGCAGCGGAGCGGAGCGGGCGGCGCTGCTATGGCCTGGAACTCGATCCGCTTTACGTCGACACCATCATTCGCCGCTGGCAAACGTTCACGCGCAGCAGCGCTCGTCACGCTTCGTCCGGCAAACAATTTGCGGATATCCAGGCCGAAGGGGGGCAGGAAGCGGAGGATAGAGGGAGTGGAGGATAG